From Candidatus Methylomirabilota bacterium, a single genomic window includes:
- a CDS encoding glycoside hydrolase family 3 protein, with product MTLEEKVAQLRSAREPTSANDALNHPAQMATLLQHGLGMLNPAFDTPQDETIAFRNRVQRYLATETRLGIPAIILDEAHHGVLAPGVDVFPHGLAIASSWNPDLIERVYSLIATQARSRGTHMVLAPVVDVARDPRWGRTGETLGEDPYLTGTLGSAMVRGFQGSCNGTIAPGHVAATLKHFTGHGESEGGLNQGPANHSVRVLREIHMEPFRLCIERARPAAVMAAYCDIDGVPCHANPWLLRDVLRGEWRFTGLIVSDWFGIDQLWTKHRVAPTEEAAALRAFQAGVTVDLPYGVNYAHLVALVRKHQISDTALDAAVASVLSLKFDLGLFEEAAIDVHNARRAFGGPEARALALEAASASMVLLKNEGNLLPIDKARYKTIAVIGPMAAVNYLGDYSG from the coding sequence ATGACCCTCGAGGAGAAAGTGGCGCAGCTCCGCAGCGCGCGTGAGCCGACGTCTGCCAACGACGCGCTCAATCACCCGGCGCAGATGGCGACGCTGCTCCAGCACGGGCTCGGCATGCTGAACCCCGCGTTCGACACGCCGCAGGACGAGACGATCGCGTTCCGGAACAGGGTGCAGCGGTATCTCGCCACCGAGACCCGTCTAGGCATCCCGGCCATCATCCTCGACGAGGCGCACCATGGTGTCCTCGCGCCTGGCGTCGACGTCTTTCCGCACGGGCTCGCGATCGCGTCGTCGTGGAATCCCGACTTGATCGAGCGGGTCTACTCCCTGATCGCCACCCAGGCCAGGTCGCGGGGGACGCACATGGTGCTGGCGCCGGTGGTCGACGTCGCCCGCGATCCGCGCTGGGGCCGGACGGGTGAGACCCTCGGCGAGGACCCGTATCTCACGGGGACGTTGGGGAGCGCGATGGTACGAGGGTTCCAGGGGAGCTGCAACGGCACCATCGCGCCCGGGCATGTCGCAGCCACTCTGAAACACTTCACTGGGCACGGGGAGTCAGAAGGCGGGCTTAACCAGGGGCCCGCGAATCATTCCGTCCGGGTCCTGCGTGAGATCCACATGGAGCCGTTCCGGCTGTGTATCGAGCGGGCCAGGCCCGCGGCGGTCATGGCGGCCTATTGTGACATCGATGGGGTGCCGTGCCACGCCAATCCGTGGCTGCTGCGCGACGTGCTGCGCGGTGAGTGGCGTTTCACGGGTCTGATCGTCTCCGACTGGTTCGGCATCGACCAGCTCTGGACCAAGCATCGGGTCGCGCCGACGGAAGAGGCGGCTGCGCTCCGGGCCTTCCAGGCCGGCGTCACCGTGGATCTGCCGTATGGGGTCAACTATGCCCACCTGGTCGCGCTCGTGCGGAAGCACCAGATCAGCGACACCGCGCTGGATGCGGCCGTGGCGTCCGTCCTGAGCCTCAAGTTTGACCTGGGACTGTTTGAGGAAGCGGCGATCGATGTCCACAACGCCAGGCGCGCCTTCGGAGGGCCGGAGGCCAGAGCGCTGGCGCTGGAAGCGGCATCGGCCTCTATGGTGCTCCTCAAGAATGAGGGCAATCTGCTCCCAATCGACAAGGCGCGCTATAAGACGATCGCTGTGATTGGCCCAATGGCCGCGGTCAATTATCTGGGGGATTACTCGGG
- a CDS encoding amino acid permease: MNHPPPPATYLRRLTLFDTAMMVVSGIIGGGIFLTPAVVAERAGSASLVVFVWIVGGVVALSGALCFAELGSRRPEAGSVYVCLREVIGPLPAFLYGWTALLVVNTGSIAGLAMVFAQYLADLLGVPASALPAAVPSLAIGAILVLSVLHYVGIRTGATTLNVLTVLKLAALAALIVIGLAGVHGLGGAGAATAVVADAPAGEPGGWWPPVRLIGIALIPVVFSYGGWNHVTNVAGEIRQPERTIPRAMVLGIAGVLTVYLLVNVALLGVLGTAGLAKSAAPATDAVRLVLGPQGGVLIGVGVALSTLACAHMMIVAAPRVLQRLAADGLFFAGVAALHPSYHTPHRALLLQAGWAALLVLSGTYGQLLDYVTFGDWIFLAMIVATVFAYHRRDARDAAGAFTGYRVTGYPVVPSFFIVAAAFIVVSVVLSGPRNALYGALIIAAGVPAFALWRRRTRALARAVGALPMGADESG; this comes from the coding sequence ATGAACCATCCGCCTCCACCTGCCACCTACCTGCGCCGCCTGACCCTGTTCGACACGGCGATGATGGTGGTGAGCGGCATCATCGGTGGCGGCATCTTTCTCACGCCAGCCGTGGTTGCCGAGCGGGCAGGAAGCGCCTCCCTCGTTGTGTTCGTCTGGATCGTGGGTGGCGTCGTGGCTCTCTCGGGCGCCCTGTGCTTCGCCGAGCTGGGCAGCCGGCGGCCGGAAGCGGGCAGCGTGTATGTCTGCCTGCGCGAGGTCATCGGCCCGCTGCCGGCGTTCCTCTATGGGTGGACGGCACTGCTGGTCGTGAACACCGGTAGCATCGCCGGCCTAGCCATGGTGTTCGCACAGTATCTGGCCGATTTGCTGGGTGTGCCCGCGTCGGCGCTGCCGGCCGCGGTACCGTCGCTCGCGATCGGCGCGATCCTCGTGCTGTCTGTGTTGCATTACGTAGGGATCCGGACAGGCGCGACGACGTTGAACGTGCTGACCGTGCTGAAGCTGGCGGCGCTCGCGGCGCTGATCGTGATCGGCCTTGCCGGCGTGCACGGACTCGGCGGCGCGGGTGCTGCCACCGCGGTGGTGGCGGACGCGCCTGCCGGTGAGCCGGGCGGCTGGTGGCCGCCCGTGCGGCTGATTGGCATCGCGCTCATTCCCGTTGTGTTCAGCTACGGCGGGTGGAACCACGTGACCAACGTGGCCGGAGAGATCCGCCAGCCGGAGCGCACCATCCCGCGCGCGATGGTGCTGGGCATCGCCGGCGTTCTCACCGTCTATCTGCTGGTGAACGTCGCGTTGCTGGGGGTGCTCGGTACGGCCGGGCTGGCGAAGAGTGCCGCACCGGCGACCGACGCGGTGCGACTGGTGCTGGGCCCACAAGGTGGCGTGCTGATCGGTGTGGGGGTCGCCTTGTCCACGCTGGCGTGCGCACACATGATGATCGTTGCGGCGCCGCGCGTGCTGCAGCGTCTGGCGGCCGACGGCCTCTTCTTCGCCGGCGTCGCGGCCCTGCATCCGAGCTATCACACGCCCCACCGCGCGCTGCTCCTCCAGGCCGGCTGGGCGGCGCTCCTCGTGCTGTCGGGGACCTACGGGCAGTTGCTCGACTACGTCACGTTCGGCGACTGGATCTTCTTGGCGATGATCGTGGCGACGGTGTTCGCGTACCACCGTCGCGACGCGCGGGACGCGGCGGGCGCATTCACGGGCTACCGCGTCACCGGTTATCCGGTGGTTCCGAGTTTCTTCATCGTAGCGGCTGCGTTCATCGTCGTGAGCGTGGTGTTATCGGGTCCGCGCAACGCGCTCTACGGCGCGCTCATCATCGCCGCCGGTGTGCCCGCGTTCGCGCTGTGGCGCCGGCGCACGCGGGCTCTCGCGCGGGCCGTCGGCGCGCTGCCGATGGGAGCCGACGAGTCGGGATGA
- a CDS encoding M1 family metallopeptidase produces MRARLDTSAHTVHGTLELRYTNRSPDTLGFLWFHTEQNMFRAGSLNDLTSAPDSRFGLRRPTAGYVIGRFTQRLGRNQVALRLYDRETVMRVDLARPLAPGESTVLEAAWQFEVPERGADRMGRDGSLYQIAQWYPRVAVYDDVRGWNTEPYLGQSEFYLEYGDFTLEVTVPEGYVVAATGTLMNPAAVLTPTQLRRLEQVRTATKPVAIVSPAELRAAATLASSSGANVMRTWRFHARNVRDAVWAASPDYHWDALAWRGILLQAYYRPSARDVWGEGEAVEQIRASLEEYGDRWAPYPYPQMSAVEGLVNGMEYPMVAMQSRSANRTGLFGVLTHEVGHTWFPMLVGSNERAYGWQDEGFNTFTNAFAEARRYPEQGTLSQRVARSQRAIEALLSSGTSLPIMTPAHRLPGAQGGLVQYTKVAVGLHLLRGEILDSTTFDATLRAYMGAWAYKHPTPADFFRTVEHIAGRRLDWFWRGWFLTNARFDQGIGSVGTDLRGDTTVLTVRFRNYERGVLPLRVRITLDDGTHQDFVYPAEVWAMNSTAYVRQYAFPARKVSRVAIDPDQRLIDIDRGNNVWDAAP; encoded by the coding sequence TTGCGCGCACGCCTCGACACGTCGGCGCACACCGTGCACGGCACCCTCGAGCTGCGCTACACCAACCGCTCGCCCGATACGCTCGGCTTTCTCTGGTTCCATACCGAGCAGAACATGTTTCGCGCAGGCTCGCTCAATGACCTGACGAGCGCGCCCGACTCCCGCTTCGGCCTGCGGCGGCCGACCGCCGGCTACGTCATCGGCCGCTTCACGCAGCGCCTCGGCCGCAACCAGGTCGCACTGCGGCTCTACGACCGCGAGACGGTCATGCGCGTGGACCTTGCCCGTCCGCTCGCGCCCGGCGAGAGCACGGTGCTCGAAGCCGCGTGGCAGTTCGAGGTGCCGGAGCGCGGCGCGGACCGCATGGGCCGGGACGGCTCGCTCTACCAGATCGCGCAGTGGTACCCGCGCGTGGCGGTGTACGACGACGTGCGCGGCTGGAACACCGAGCCGTACCTGGGGCAGAGCGAGTTCTATCTCGAGTACGGCGACTTCACCCTCGAGGTGACCGTGCCCGAAGGCTACGTCGTCGCCGCGACGGGCACGCTCATGAATCCCGCCGCGGTCCTGACGCCCACGCAGCTCCGCCGACTCGAGCAGGTGCGCACAGCGACCAAGCCGGTCGCGATCGTGAGCCCGGCGGAGCTGCGCGCGGCTGCGACGCTGGCGTCGTCATCCGGGGCGAACGTCATGCGGACTTGGCGCTTCCATGCCCGCAACGTACGCGACGCCGTCTGGGCCGCCTCGCCCGATTACCACTGGGACGCGCTCGCCTGGCGAGGGATATTGCTCCAGGCCTACTACCGGCCGAGCGCCCGCGACGTCTGGGGCGAGGGCGAGGCCGTGGAGCAGATCCGCGCGTCGCTCGAAGAGTATGGCGACCGGTGGGCGCCGTATCCCTATCCGCAGATGTCGGCGGTCGAGGGGCTGGTGAACGGCATGGAGTACCCGATGGTCGCGATGCAGAGCCGGAGCGCGAACCGGACGGGGCTGTTCGGGGTGCTGACGCACGAGGTAGGGCACACCTGGTTCCCGATGCTGGTCGGGTCCAACGAGCGCGCGTACGGCTGGCAAGACGAAGGCTTCAACACCTTCACGAATGCGTTTGCTGAGGCGCGGCGCTACCCCGAGCAGGGCACGCTGAGTCAGCGCGTCGCGCGCTCCCAGCGCGCGATCGAGGCGCTGCTCTCATCGGGCACGAGCCTACCGATCATGACACCGGCCCACCGCCTGCCCGGTGCGCAGGGCGGACTCGTGCAGTATACGAAGGTCGCGGTCGGCCTGCATCTCCTGCGCGGCGAGATCCTGGACTCGACCACATTTGACGCTACGCTCCGCGCCTACATGGGCGCGTGGGCGTACAAACATCCGACGCCGGCCGACTTCTTTCGCACGGTGGAGCACATCGCGGGCAGGCGGCTCGACTGGTTCTGGCGAGGATGGTTCCTGACCAACGCGCGCTTCGATCAGGGCATCGGCTCCGTGGGGACCGATTTGCGAGGCGACACGACGGTGCTCACGGTACGCTTCCGGAACTACGAGCGGGGCGTGCTGCCGCTTCGCGTCCGGATCACGCTCGATGACGGCACGCACCAGGACTTCGTCTACCCGGCCGAAGTGTGGGCCATGAACAGCACGGCGTATGTGCGGCAATACGCCTTTCCGGCGAGAAAGGTGAGCCGGGTCGCCATCGATCCCGACCAGCGGCTGATCGACATCGATCGCGGCAACAACGTCTGGGACGCGGCCCCGTGA
- a CDS encoding DUF1349 domain-containing protein yields MEEYGTSGKHGAACVLAGIVLTTAARPVAGQSAAAQTKAAPAAAETCRRDDFNGTALDRSRWTTVVRETSDLRVANGNLVLPTSKTDLIWPGDPKLTENIVLQPLPGTPLTATARLTLAARQGYQQAGLVVYGDDDNYAKMVFQARGSTADARRFQFMREDNGQPSGKSTTDLGAAYPDSVWVRFTSDGRFLRAAYSSDGVQFTDMLLSEALDGIANPKIGIISMAGSRGDTPVIDAKFDWFELCPAQPARP; encoded by the coding sequence CAAACACGGAGCGGCGTGTGTTCTCGCCGGTATCGTTCTCACAACCGCTGCGCGTCCTGTTGCGGGGCAGTCAGCCGCGGCCCAAACGAAGGCAGCCCCGGCTGCGGCGGAGACCTGCCGTCGCGACGACTTTAACGGCACCGCCCTAGACCGCTCGCGCTGGACTACGGTCGTGCGGGAGACCTCGGACCTGCGCGTCGCGAACGGGAACCTCGTGCTGCCGACGTCGAAGACTGACCTGATCTGGCCCGGCGACCCGAAGCTGACCGAGAACATCGTGCTGCAGCCACTCCCGGGAACGCCGCTCACAGCGACCGCGAGGCTGACGCTGGCGGCGCGGCAGGGCTACCAACAGGCGGGGCTCGTCGTCTACGGGGACGACGACAACTACGCCAAGATGGTATTCCAGGCGCGTGGCAGCACCGCGGACGCCCGCCGTTTTCAGTTCATGCGTGAAGATAATGGCCAGCCGAGTGGCAAGTCGACCACGGATCTCGGCGCGGCCTACCCGGACAGCGTTTGGGTGCGCTTCACGAGCGATGGCCGCTTCCTGCGCGCCGCGTACAGCTCGGACGGCGTGCAGTTCACCGACATGCTCCTGAGCGAGGCCCTCGATGGGATCGCGAACCCGAAGATCGGCATCATCTCGATGGCGGGCAGCCGTGGCGATACTCCGGTGATCGACGCGAAGTTTGACTGGTTTGAGCTCTGTCCCGCGCAGCCCGCCCGCCCGTGA